The Brachionichthys hirsutus isolate HB-005 chromosome 1, CSIRO-AGI_Bhir_v1, whole genome shotgun sequence genome has a window encoding:
- the wdsub1 gene encoding WD repeat, SAM and U-box domain-containing protein 1: protein MSSLICTLQDHQDDVNWCAFSGKLLATCSGDKTLRIYSSRDFSELPFSPLTGHGYGVHCCCFSSCGQFLVSCSTDATVVVWSMDTGEIEAVLEHPGRSPVRIFALSCDSAHLVSGASDGTLALWDFPSKQLRRTGAVTDTTMVACSFSPCSQVFMTGSTYGDLRLWNLDMKLLHAEKNAHDMGVTCCTFAPCILSDGQFVQLRLASCGQDNHVKLWVINKCISGAYKMQLLHTFTGQTAPVLSCAYSSDGQLLVSGSVDKTVAVYDAMNAVLLYKLNHHERYVTACAFSPTSPLIATGSMDKTVNIWRLEDGCSGHGGKSFPDGSALTSRGGSASVARSKLLVSDWSEKDVSAWLVEEGLQQIVDKFTANNIDGTELLSLTKETLASELHIESVGLRNRLLRKVEELKSDAVCSGIPDEFLCPITRELMKEPVLAADGHTYESQAIESWINTKNRSSPMTNLPLLTTLLTPNYTLKMAIGRWKISH, encoded by the exons ATGTCATCTCTGATTTGCACTTTACAAGACCATCAAGACGATGTCAACTGGTGCGCCTTCTCCGGCAAACTGTTGGCCACGTGTTCCGGAGACAAAACGCTCAGGATATACAGCAGCCGTGATTTCTCTGAGCTGCCTTTCTCGCCGCTGACGGGACATGGCTACGGCgtccactgctgctgcttcagctcctGTGGACAGTTCCTCGTCTCTTGTTCCACCGATGCGACTGTTGTGGTCTGGTCCATGGACACCGGTGAGATCGAGGCCGTATTGGAACATCCTGGTCGCAGCCCGGTGAGGATCTTCGCCCTCTCTTGCGACTCGGCCCACCTGGTTTCTGGTGCGTCTGATGGGACATTGGCACTGTGGGATTTCCCCTCTAAACAGTTGCGTAG GACTGGAGCAGTGACCGACACAACGATGGTAGCCTGCTCCTTCAGCCCCTGCAGCCAGGTGTTCATGACGGGCTCCACCTACGGAGACCTGCGTCTTTGGAATCTGGACATGAAGCTGCTCCATGCAGAGAAAAACGCCCACGACATGGGGGTCACCTGCTGCACCTTCGCTCCCTGCATTCTCAGTG ATGGTCAGTTTGTTCAGTTGCGATTGGCATCCTGTGGACAAGACAACCATGTGAAGCTCTGGGTCATTAACAAGTGCATATCTGGAG CCTATAAGATGCAGCTCCTGCACACTTTTACTGGCCAGACGGCGCCGGTCCTCTCCTGTGCATACTCCTCAGACGGGCAGTTGCTTGTGTCTGG CTCTGTGGACAAAACTGTTGCAGTCTATGATGCT ATGAATGCAGTTTTGCTTTACAAACTGAACCATCATGAGAG GTATGTGACGGCGTGTGCCTTCTCTCCGACTTCACCTCTAATCGCTACGGGATCGATGGATAAGACTGTAAACATCTGGAGGCTGGAGGATGGATGCAGCGGCCATG GTGGGAAGTCGTTTCCTG ATGGGTCTGCTCTGACATCAAGAGGAG GGAGTGCCTCAGTCGCCCGATCAAAGCTGCTGGTCAGCGATTGGTCAGAGAAGGATGTGTCAGCGTGGCTGGTGGAGGAGGGCCTCCAGCAAATTGTGGACAAATTCACAGCCAACAACATAGATGGGACTGAGCTGCTCAGTCTCACCAAGGAAACACTGGCGTCAGAGCTGCACATAG AATCAGTTGGTCTGCGCAATCGACTCCtgaggaaggtggaggagctCAAGAGTGACGCAGTGTGTTCAGGCATTCCCGATGAGTTTCTTTGTCCAATCACAAGAGAGCTAATGAAGGAACCGGTCCTTGCTGCAG ATGGACACACTTATGAAAGCCAGGCAATCGAGAGCTGGATCAATACCAAGAACCGTTCCAGCCCGATGACCAACCTCCCCTTACTGACCACTTTGCTCACCCCTAACTACACCCTGAAGATGGCTATAGGCCGCTGGAAGATCAGCCACTAG